A single region of the Theileria annulata chromosome 4, complete sequence, *** SEQUENCING IN PROGRESS *** genome encodes:
- a CDS encoding uncharacterized protein (Tap349h10.p1c.C.cand.197 - score = 36.04) has product MKNYNINPYIPMGNWGTYHKKACKGGNPPERGEGTTERCDCGSGDSSLSSAQLYLNNNTIKAGIGGLEAIATIKATNKGGSEHDGPIKKITQTTLSKAGSTQLTIETKLQAGDILNLSGTAPATSGDETKIEGTIIVTKAGSLGETITLTGRLAGTLKLNNGTSNTITVTNSDSLNANTPSALAGINVTGGSGSLGGTATMEITSNNPAHDLTTITGPVTINNIKLTKDDGALTTDTSLANSDTLNLEGTATAGGIAGDLTVTGKITITSGTSGNLLSPLTFTGDVTSSLQFQNAEDGSGVTVQSGTLTLPATTLTVLKNTNFSLTSDDNRALTSKSDLVTKNKITLGTISNTSGQVKLSGLSIVHACITGTGNFKATANLSLSLTHTEATGTLTTTEGLTISLAGIANTNLTGATVTITKDTKDTVKSLPGDQQLRTNTDLKPGDTLTLNITGSRGTTLTGKITVTKPGNLTGNLDIRGGLIASGVSLGGSGTGNLTASDVSITSLKYDPKEFHVNDQNDICVLVPLKYI; this is encoded by the coding sequence ATGAAaaactataatattaatccCTATATACCTATGGGTAATTGGGGAACATATCACAAGAAGGCTTGTAAGGGTGGCAATCCTCCTGAACGTGGTGAAGGTACCACTGAACGATGTGATTGCGGTAGTGGTGACTCTAGTCTTAGTAGTGCTCAACTTTACCTTAATAATAACACTATCAAAGCTGGCATTGGTGGACTTGAAGCTATTGCCACAATCAAAGCCACCAATAAAGGTGGTAGTGAACATGATGGTCCCATCAAAAAAATCACCCAAACCACTCTCAGCAAAGCTGGTAGCACCCAGCTCACAATCGAAACTAAGCTCCAGGCTGGTGACATACTAAACCTCAGTGGAACTGCTCCTGCTACTAGTGGTGATGAGACCAAGATTGAAGGTACCATAATAGTTACTAAGGCGGGATCTCTTGGAGAAACCATAACTCTAACAGGACGTCTAGCTGGAACTCTAAAGCTCAATAATGGTACTAGTAATACTATCACTGTAACCAATAGTGATAGTCTCAACGCCAACACTCCTAGTGCTCTTGCTGGTATCAATGTAACTGGTGGTAGTGGTAGTCTGGGTGGTACTGCAACCATGGAAATCACTTCTAACAATCCCGCACATGATCTCACAACCATAACCGGTCCGGTTACCataaacaatattaaactCACCAAAGATGATGGTGCACTCACAACAGATACCAGTCTCGCGAACAGTGATACTCTAAACCTCGAAGGTACTGCCACCGCCGGTGGTATCGCAGGTGATCTCACCGTTACTGGTAAGATCACAATCACCAGTGGTACTAGTGGAAATCTCCTAAGTCCTCTAACCTTCACTGGAGATGTAACTAGCTCTCTCCAATTCCAAAATGCTGAAGATGGTTCTGGAGTCACAGTCCAGAGTGGTACTCTAACCCTCCCAGCTACTACTCTTACTGTTCTCAAAAATACTAACTTTAGTCTCACCAGTGATGATAATCGTGCTCTTACATCAAAATCTGATCTAGTTaccaaaaataaaataacttTAGGTACCATTTCTAATACCTCTGGTCAGGTCAAACTCAGCGGACTTTCAATAGTACACGCATGTATCACCGGCACTGGCAATTTCAAGGCCACAGCTAACCTATCACTATCCCTGACCCACACCGAGGCTACTGGTACTCTCACAACTACCGAAGGACTCACCATCAGCCTCGCCGGAATTGCCAACACAAATCTCACCGGTGCCACTGTTACAATCACCAAAGACACTAAGGACACTGTCAAGAGTCTCCCTGGTGATCAACAACTCAGGACCAATACCGATCTCAAACCAGGTGACACTCTAACCCTCAATATCACAGGTAGTCGAGGTACCACCCTCACAGGCAAAATCACTGTCACCAAACCTGGTAATCTCACCGGCAATCTAGATATAAGAGGTGGTCTTATAGCATCCGGTGTTAGTCTCGGTGGTAGTGGCACTGGAAATCTCACCGCGAGTGATGTCAGCATCACCAGTCTAAAGTATGATCCCAAGGAGTTCCATGTCAATGATCAAAATGATATTTGTGTTTTAGTtcctttaaaatatatctGA